The following proteins come from a genomic window of Sorex araneus isolate mSorAra2 chromosome 1, mSorAra2.pri, whole genome shotgun sequence:
- the LOC101556395 gene encoding olfactory receptor 13C9 — protein sequence MEWENQTILLEFFLKGLYGYPRLEIFFFVLIFIMYMVILLGNGTLILISILDSHLHTPMYFFLGNLSFLDICYTTTSIPLALVNFLSERKTISFAGCALQMFLGLAMGTTECVLLGMMAFDWYVAICNPLRYPVIMSKDSYVPMAASSWILGLFNSAVQTALVVQLPFCRSNIINHFSCEILAVMKLACADISSNEFIMLMATTLFTLMPLLLIVISYSLIISSILKISTSEGRNKAFSTCSSHLTVVIIFYGTILFMYMKSKSKETLKSGDLDTTDKLISMFYGVMTPMMNLLIYSLRNKDVKGAVKHLFNKRLFGK from the coding sequence atggaaTGGGAAAACCAAACCATTCTGCTAGAGTTCTTCTTAAAGGGACTTTATGGTTACCCACGACttgagatctttttttttgtGCTCATCTTTATAATGTATATGGTCATCCTTCTGGGAAATGGTACCCTTATCCTAATCAGCATCTTAGATTCTCACCTTCACACGccaatgtacttcttcctgggGAACCTCTCTTTCTTGGACATTTGTTACACCACCACCTCCATTCCTCTTGCACTGGTGAACTTCCTCTCAGAAAGGAAGACCATCTCCTTCGCTGGCTGTGCACTGCAAATGTTTCTGGGATTGGCTATGGGGACAACAGAGTGTGTGCTTCTGGGCATGATGGCCTTCGACTGGTATGTGGCTATCTGCAACCCGCTGAGGTATCCTGTCATCATGAGCAAGGATTCCTATGTGCCCATGGCAGCTAGCTCCTGGATCCTGGGCCTTTTCAACTCTGCTGTACAAACTGCCCTTGTGGTACAATTACCTTTCTGTAGAAGTAACATCATCAACCACTTCTCTTGTGAAATTCTGGCTGTCATGAAATTGGCCTGTGCTGACATCTCAAGCAATGAGTTCATCATGCTCATGGCCACAACACTGTTCACGCTGATGCCATTGCTCTTGATTGTTATCTCTTATTCATTAATTATTTCTAGCATCCTTAAAATAAGCACTTCTGAAGGCCGAAACAAAGCCTTTTCCACCTGCTCATCTCACCTAACTGTGGTGATTATATTTTATGGGACTATTCTCTTTATGTACATGAAGTCCAAATCTAAAGAGACACTCAAGTCAGGGGATTTGGATACTACTGATAAACTTATATCCATGTTCTATGGGGTGATGACTCCGATGATGAATCTTTTGATCTACAGTCTCAGAAACAAGGATGTGAAAGGAGCAGTAAAGCATTTGTTTAACAAAAGGTTATTTGGCAAGTGA